From a region of the Geothrix sp. 21YS21S-2 genome:
- a CDS encoding ABC transporter permease, giving the protein MRRFLRGVLVPLGILLTWQALASLGVFNAIILPSPLAVAARWLAYLRPLEAFDPAAMSRIAWLVSGELPRDACGSLYRVLVGFALGTGLALPLGLAMGYSRLANTLFDPLVQVLRPIPPIAYIPLAILWFGLGNPPAFFLISLGAFFPVLVNTIAGVQHVDGIYLRVARNLGAGRATTFRRVILPAAAPYIMAGARIGMGTAFIVVIVAEMIAVNNGLGYRILEAREYMWSDKIIAGMFTIGLLGLGIDTLMNRLSRWLLRWHRGLEQ; this is encoded by the coding sequence ATGCGGCGCTTCCTTCGCGGCGTCCTGGTGCCCCTGGGGATCCTGCTGACCTGGCAGGCGCTGGCCTCCCTCGGGGTCTTCAACGCCATCATCCTGCCCTCGCCCCTGGCGGTGGCCGCGCGCTGGCTGGCCTACCTGCGGCCGCTGGAGGCCTTCGATCCCGCCGCCATGTCCCGGATCGCGTGGCTGGTGTCGGGGGAGCTGCCCCGGGACGCCTGCGGCAGCCTCTACCGCGTGCTGGTGGGCTTCGCCCTGGGCACGGGCCTCGCGCTGCCCCTCGGGCTGGCCATGGGCTACAGCCGGCTGGCCAATACCCTCTTCGACCCCCTGGTGCAGGTGCTGCGGCCCATCCCGCCCATCGCCTACATCCCCCTTGCCATCCTCTGGTTCGGCCTGGGCAATCCGCCGGCCTTCTTCCTCATCAGCCTGGGGGCCTTCTTCCCGGTGCTGGTGAACACCATCGCCGGGGTGCAGCACGTGGACGGCATCTACCTGCGGGTGGCCCGGAACCTGGGCGCGGGGCGGGCCACCACCTTCCGCCGGGTCATCCTGCCCGCGGCGGCGCCCTACATCATGGCCGGGGCGCGCATCGGCATGGGCACGGCGTTCATCGTGGTGATCGTCGCGGAGATGATCGCGGTGAACAACGGCCTGGGCTACCGGATCCTGGAGGCCCGGGAGTACATGTGGTCGGACAAGATCATCGCGGGCATGTTCACCATCGGCCTCCTGGGCCTGGGCATCGACACCCTCATGAACCGCCTCAGCCGGTGGCTGCTGCGCTGGCACCGCGGACTGGAGCAGTGA
- a CDS encoding ABC transporter ATP-binding protein, which yields MDAHIRIQGVGKRFEGAGQTVTALQDISLDIGRGEFVCLLGPSGCGKSTLLNVIAGFIGPTGGTVTVDGAPVAAPGPDRGMVFQEYALFPWMTVEANIAFGLEIKGRPAAEIRDTVGGLLAMLRLEEFRSRFPRDLSGGMRQRVAIARVLALDSPILLMDEPFGALDALTRRTLQDELLRVWSELRKTVVFVTHSLEESIYLADRTVLMTYRPGTVKLDLAVDLPRMRDPASPEFNAIKKEVGALLMQEQARHVEAEGV from the coding sequence ATGGACGCGCACATCCGGATCCAGGGCGTGGGCAAGCGCTTCGAGGGGGCGGGCCAGACGGTGACGGCCCTGCAGGACATCAGCCTGGACATCGGCAGGGGCGAGTTCGTGTGCCTCCTGGGGCCTTCCGGCTGCGGGAAGTCCACCCTGCTCAACGTCATCGCCGGCTTCATCGGGCCGACCGGAGGGACCGTGACGGTCGACGGCGCCCCGGTCGCCGCGCCCGGGCCCGACCGGGGCATGGTGTTCCAGGAGTACGCCCTCTTCCCCTGGATGACCGTGGAGGCCAACATCGCCTTCGGCCTCGAGATCAAGGGGCGCCCCGCGGCGGAGATCCGGGACACCGTGGGCGGGCTCCTGGCCATGCTGCGCCTGGAGGAGTTCCGGTCCCGGTTCCCCAGGGACCTGTCCGGGGGCATGCGCCAGCGGGTGGCCATCGCGCGGGTGCTGGCCCTGGATTCCCCCATCCTGCTCATGGACGAGCCCTTCGGGGCCCTGGACGCGCTCACGCGCCGCACGCTCCAGGACGAGCTGCTGCGGGTGTGGTCGGAGCTGAGGAAGACCGTGGTGTTCGTCACCCACAGCCTCGAGGAGTCCATCTACCTCGCCGACCGGACGGTGCTCATGACCTACCGCCCGGGCACGGTGAAGCTGGACCTGGCCGTGGACCTGCCGCGGATGCGGGACCCCGCCTCGCCGGAGTTCAACGCCATCAAGAAGGAGGTGGGCGCGCTGCTCATGCAGGAGCAGGCGCGCCACGTGGAGGCGGAGGGGGTGTAG